Proteins encoded within one genomic window of Amycolatopsis sp. 2-15:
- a CDS encoding glycosyltransferase, with protein MRFLFTFVGGRGHFDPMAPVVRAAAARGHTVAVAGAGSHVSAIERAGFTALATSAPRAQAAAKREPLPPLDPARDDWEIQELFARRAGRERATALLEIIRDWRPDVVIRDEVDFGAAIAAERLGVPCVNVLVLAAGTLLRKDLVAEPLHELRAGHGLPPDPELTMLAGQLVLSPFPPSVRDPASPLPPGAFSFRQGDPIPPRPPHEPPGVYFTLGTDFNTASGDLFERTLAGLARLTANVTTTVGTQLDPAVFGPQPAHVRVERFVPQAELLPSIDLVVSHGGSGSLLGALAHGLPSLVFAMGADQPGNARQTTRLGIGVALDPETATPDEIHETAVRLLTEPRWREAAQRVQEEINGQAGAEETVPLLEITATSAPGSPRRAP; from the coding sequence ATGCGCTTCCTCTTCACCTTCGTCGGCGGCCGCGGCCACTTCGATCCGATGGCGCCCGTCGTGCGGGCCGCCGCCGCGCGGGGGCACACCGTCGCGGTGGCCGGGGCGGGCAGCCACGTGTCGGCGATCGAGCGCGCGGGGTTCACGGCGCTGGCCACGAGCGCACCGCGCGCGCAAGCCGCAGCGAAGCGCGAGCCGCTGCCACCCCTCGACCCGGCCCGCGACGACTGGGAGATCCAGGAGCTCTTCGCGCGCCGCGCCGGCCGGGAACGCGCCACCGCGTTGCTGGAGATCATCCGCGACTGGCGGCCCGACGTCGTGATCCGCGACGAGGTCGACTTCGGCGCCGCGATCGCCGCCGAACGGCTCGGCGTGCCGTGTGTGAACGTCCTCGTGCTGGCCGCGGGAACCTTGCTGCGCAAGGACCTCGTGGCCGAACCCCTGCACGAGCTGCGCGCCGGGCACGGCCTGCCGCCGGACCCGGAGCTGACGATGCTGGCGGGGCAGCTCGTGCTGTCGCCGTTCCCGCCGTCGGTCCGCGACCCGGCTTCGCCGTTGCCGCCCGGCGCGTTCTCCTTCCGCCAGGGCGACCCCATTCCGCCGAGACCGCCGCACGAGCCGCCCGGCGTGTACTTCACGCTCGGCACGGACTTCAACACCGCGTCCGGCGACCTCTTCGAACGCACGCTGGCGGGTCTCGCGCGGCTGACCGCGAACGTGACCACCACCGTCGGCACCCAGCTCGACCCGGCCGTCTTCGGGCCGCAACCCGCGCACGTCCGCGTCGAACGCTTCGTGCCCCAGGCCGAGCTGCTGCCCTCGATCGACCTCGTGGTGTCCCACGGCGGTTCCGGCAGCCTGCTGGGCGCGCTGGCCCACGGCCTGCCGTCGCTCGTGTTCGCCATGGGCGCCGACCAGCCTGGCAACGCTCGCCAGACCACCCGGCTCGGCATCGGCGTCGCGCTGGACCCGGAGACCGCGACGCCGGACGAAATCCACGAAACGGCCGTGCGGCTGCTCACCGAACCGCGGTGGCGCGAGGCGGCTCAGCGCGTGCAGGAGGAGATCAACGGCCAGGCCGGCGCGGAAGAAACCGTGCCACTGCTGGAAATCACTGCGACATCTGCGCCCGGTAGCCCTCGGCGAGCTCCTTGA
- a CDS encoding helix-turn-helix domain-containing protein, which translates to MASTVTSRRKQLGNELRHARNAARMTQQQVAEVLGCTQGKVNKIESGAVGVKLGDVRSMLNAFGINGEEADTLMNLARAAAGQRGHWSGYRSVVPHWFRTFTDLEPAAAEILTWHGERIPGPLQSEHYMLKQFTEAGATDVTSLVRNRLDRKAVFDQQQPPYYRFIVSEGALRRAPGGIAPAVMLDQVEHMLALDRYPRVYVHVLPFGAKLAAVPNDFTIMRFPDRTRDFVYIEHSAGGLYLDDVKDFNIFVDSWDRLRGAALERGETRQFLKELAEGYRAQMSQ; encoded by the coding sequence ATGGCGAGCACCGTCACCTCGCGCCGGAAGCAGCTCGGAAACGAGCTCCGGCATGCCCGCAACGCCGCGCGGATGACACAGCAGCAGGTCGCCGAAGTTCTCGGCTGCACCCAGGGCAAGGTCAACAAGATCGAGTCCGGAGCAGTGGGGGTCAAGCTCGGAGATGTGCGATCGATGCTGAACGCGTTCGGGATCAACGGCGAAGAAGCCGACACCCTGATGAACCTGGCCCGCGCCGCCGCCGGGCAGCGCGGCCACTGGTCGGGCTACCGCTCGGTGGTGCCCCACTGGTTCCGCACCTTCACCGACCTCGAGCCGGCCGCCGCGGAGATCCTCACCTGGCACGGTGAGCGCATCCCGGGCCCGCTGCAGTCCGAGCACTACATGCTCAAGCAGTTCACGGAGGCGGGCGCGACCGACGTCACGTCGCTGGTGCGCAACCGGCTCGACCGCAAGGCCGTGTTCGACCAGCAGCAGCCGCCGTACTACCGGTTCATCGTGAGCGAGGGCGCGCTGCGCCGCGCTCCCGGTGGGATCGCGCCGGCCGTGATGCTGGACCAGGTCGAGCACATGCTGGCGCTGGACCGCTACCCCCGCGTGTACGTGCACGTGCTGCCCTTCGGCGCGAAGCTCGCCGCGGTGCCCAACGACTTCACGATCATGCGCTTCCCCGACCGCACGCGGGACTTCGTCTACATCGAACACTCCGCGGGCGGGCTCTACCTCGACGACGTCAAGGACTTCAACATCTTCGTCGACTCGTGGGACCGGCTGCGCGGTGCTGCGCTGGAGCGCGGCGAGACGCGGCAGTTCCTCAAGGAGCTCGCCGAGGGCTACCGGGCGCAGATGTCGCAGTGA
- a CDS encoding MBL fold metallo-hydrolase: MIDRSPGAAKVERLADGVFGYVQPDGSWFINNCGFVSAGDHTVLIDTCATERRTRALLAAAEATAGPVTTLVNTHHHSDHTNGNYLVGGATIIGQRKTRDAMLAAGIETYDGVLVGNDWGHLELRAPDVVFDDRLTVHAGDTAIELVHSGHAAHTTNDVLAWLPEQRVLFAGDLVFNGGSPFALMGSVAGWRAALDVIRELEPALILPGHGGPCGLETVDVVDAYLKFVQETAERGKAAGLSPLHLAKETDLGAFSDLSEQERLAGNLHRAYAELDGAEWGAPIDLVAAITDMVAYNGAPIRCFS, encoded by the coding sequence GTGATCGATCGCTCCCCCGGCGCCGCGAAGGTCGAGCGCCTCGCAGACGGTGTCTTCGGCTACGTGCAGCCCGACGGTTCCTGGTTCATCAACAACTGCGGCTTCGTGTCCGCAGGCGACCACACCGTGCTCATCGACACGTGCGCCACCGAGCGGCGCACGCGCGCCCTGCTGGCCGCCGCGGAGGCCACGGCTGGACCGGTCACCACGCTCGTGAACACCCACCACCACTCCGACCACACCAACGGCAACTACCTCGTCGGCGGCGCGACGATCATCGGCCAGCGCAAAACGCGGGACGCGATGCTCGCCGCCGGCATCGAGACCTACGACGGCGTGCTCGTCGGCAACGACTGGGGCCACCTGGAGCTGCGCGCGCCCGACGTCGTGTTCGACGACCGGCTGACCGTCCACGCGGGCGACACCGCGATCGAGCTCGTGCACTCGGGCCACGCCGCCCACACCACCAACGACGTGCTCGCCTGGCTGCCCGAGCAGCGCGTGCTGTTCGCGGGTGACCTGGTTTTCAACGGCGGCAGCCCGTTCGCGCTGATGGGCTCGGTCGCCGGCTGGCGCGCCGCCCTCGACGTGATCCGCGAGCTGGAGCCCGCGCTGATCCTGCCCGGCCACGGCGGCCCGTGTGGCCTGGAGACCGTGGACGTCGTCGACGCGTACCTGAAGTTCGTGCAGGAGACGGCCGAACGCGGCAAGGCAGCGGGGCTTTCGCCGTTGCACCTGGCGAAAGAGACCGATCTGGGTGCCTTTTCGGACCTGTCCGAACAGGAACGCTTGGCAGGCAACCTGCATCGCGCGTATGCGGAGCTCGACGGCGCCGAGTGGGGCGCCCCGATCGACCTCGTCGCGGCGATCACTGACATGGTCGCGTACAACGGCGCGCCGATCCGCTGTTTCTCCTGA